CTCAGGTAGTGGAGTCATGAAGGTGCCAAAGCTTGTTGCTGAAGAAACCAATCCTCTTGCATCATCTTCCTCTGagcaagaaaaggaaaagatggTCTTGTCTGAACCAAAACAACAAGAAGCCGAGCCAAAGGTAGAATCACCATTGAGAACAATCACCAAATCACCAGAAACCTCTTTTCAACCCGAGAGGATGTCAACACGGCCTGAAGACACTAAAGAACAAGTTCCTTCTGTGCCCTCTTTATCCTCAGTTTCAAAAACTGAACCAATCACTCATCCATCATCTCCTTTGGCCTCAAAGGACATCAAAACCGAAGAAACCACTCCTGAAGAGGAAAAAGAGAAGATGGCAGTGCTAGTTCCACAAGAAGAAAAACGAAAGATGAAGTCACCTTTGAAAACCATTCCCAAGTCACCGGAGATCTCTTCTCAACCTGAGAATCTGTCCACACAGCCAACAACAATTGAGCAAAGATCAACACCACCAAAAAGCAAGTCCCTTCAACCTGAAGAAAAGGAGAAAGTGGTGCATGAAACCACCAAGGCACGAGGAAAAGGCAAAGACACAACAACCACAGCACAATCAAGTGAACAAAGCACCATGGCATCTGCCTCAGgaacatcatcatcaacaacaacaaaggctAAAGATTCATTCGCCAAGAGGTTTCATGGAGAGAAGAAGCATCATGGAGCACGAGAAACCGTGGAGAGAAAAATAATGTTTGCCACAACCAACCCCATTGGGAAAGACACAAAAGTTGTGAGCTCAACAGATGAAGGCACAAGGAATGTGTCAAGCTCAAGCATATCACCTGAAAAAACTGCTTCATCCAGTGGTGAAAAGGCTCCTCCATTACAAAAAGGCATCAAAGATGATATCACAAATTTTGTTCACAAACTAACAGCCTCTGTGCACCCTACACAACACGTGGATGAAAAACAGTTTAGTGTCATAACCTTGGCTGGTGACAATAGAGGAGCCACAATGCACTTAGGTTCTGAGTCAGCTAAGAAAGAGGGTTCAATTCACATACACCGAGCCTACAAGAGTGATCCTGAAGATACCAATGAGGTCACCACTGATGgagaagaaaacacaaatgaaGAGGTGGGAATGGCATATGTCAATAGCAACATACAAAGTATTAACAACTCACTCATGTTTCATGGTTCAATCACTGAAAGAGACCCTGGTGTGCAAGTGACTCTTCCTCAAAAGCCCGCTGAGCCCATCAAGCCCGATGATAAGCCCAGTCCCGGCTTGGAAACTCAGAGAACTCAGTTCAACATCAACCGGGCCGAGAAGTCAACATACCAGCCCACGGTCGGAAGAAGCATCAGAGGCCCTTTCCTTAAACCAAATGACAAACCTCGCCGTCCCGGTTGCAACTTCAGTTGTGACAAGGATATTGAAGACATTGAGATTCTGTGAAGAAACAAGCACACAGCTTCCTTTCTAAAATCCAAAATAAGCTGTGTAGTGGAATATTGTAACACTGATTCATAGTAACAAAATAAGTGCTGACGACATCCACATTGTGTAATTTGTAATGTCTCATGCCATTTTTACTTTattcttcttattatttttatgtaccgtgtgatttttattttaagttgttaATTTATATTAGAGGAAAATTATTATGATGGTGATTCTCTCATGTGATTGATGGTTGAGAAAATTAAGTTTAACGAACTTGTTTACAGTAGAGTTGCCATTAAACATCAATCCTAACAGCTTGCATTACACAAATTAAACTTGTGCATGCAGAATGAAAGTACTCATTAGAATGAGTAGACCTATTTAGTCCAGCTTCTCTCCTTCCTTATGAAAATATATACATCTTATATCAAGGAAGAGTGACATGACAGGACTAGTTGTCCGCAACGGGGATAGAGAAGTCATGATCATGCATTCATTCACAAGCTGGTTTTGTGTCAAAGCTGCTCAAGCATATTGCAAAGGCTTGGAAAGCTGAGAGGGGGTATCGGTAATCCATGGTGAATATGTCCTTCCCAATTTTTCCAAATTGTAGTATCACTTTTTCTTGTTCTGCAGCTGAAACATTTTGGCATGGTTCAGCAGCTGCTACAAGCTGGAAGTTCTTCACAGAGGCCACTGTAACCCTTCCCTTGAAATTCAAGCACCAACATTGCAGTTGTTCGTGCCATCTAGGAGCTTTGTTTTTCAAAACCAATGGTTCCCTTGCCCGCTGGATTGATTCTGGAGTATTGGCAGTGCCAGTTGAGTCAAACTCAACAACTTCtggtttctttccttttgagTCTGGTGTGGTGGTAGATGCATGCTCGGTGGTGGTAGACGCATGATCATTAAGATAATTGGTGGTAAACTTCAAAGGAGTAGGGGcgttccctccttcttggattgCAAATATGGGGATTAAGTGCATCATACACCGCATTCGCCTTGGACCTCTTGTTCGGAGGACATTGAGTTCATAAGATACTGTGGCCACTTTGTAGTTAGCAGCAGCAGCAACCTTGTTAGGAAGTACCTGCTTCAGATGGACTCTTTGCTGCAACTTGCAATTCAGTGGAAGTGAAGTTTCATGCGCGGGCTCGCCATCCAAGATTGTGAACTTGGTGCCCAGAAAATTAGACCTGTTCATTGCTTACAGATCAAGAGAACAGTAGAAATGTAGAATAGTGTGTCAGTTAAAGATAAGGAGCAGAGATATGTGAGACTAACCTCAGCTTTCCAACGTAAGTGTTGCTAGCCCAAGAGAAATCATCGGAAACCAATGATATTATAAATTCTGTACATGTTGCCCTTCTAATCTTCTTTGCTGCCAGTAAAAGTTTGCTCATATCACCAGAAAGAGCTGCAAGTACAAGAATACAAGTCTCAAAAGAAGTGCAACAAGAGCATAGAAAACATAATAGATTCCAGTCAAACATATTCAGTAATTTAGTTCTAAGGTGATTGAAAGAGAATATGAACCAAAAAGTAAGTAGAGCATTAAAAcaaatctccaaatcaaaaataGATGCAGTTCCTTAAGGGTTTTTTGGTAATGCTCTCCAATCAAAATATAACAGAGCTTTGCATTAAAGGTCAGCATAAGTTGCTGAGGTGCAACTTCAATTTTGATTGGATAACTACACCAAAAACACCTAAGGAactgtatctaagttttgtccataTAAAGTATTGTTGAATCTTCTTAACCGATGCTGCAGTAcagtaatataaaatattctcGAATCATCATCCATCAATAGAAGTGCTTTACAATaagaaaacatgacaaaagTATTTATTAGGAATTTCTCCTTTCAAAACAGAAGTTTAAAAGAAACgtaaataagaaaatagaaTGATCAAAGAACTctttaaggaagaaaaaattaCCTAAAACAAAAAGATTCTCAAAGAGGGTGTTTCAATAACTGTAAACCGATTATAGATTCAAAGAGAAACCACATATGTTATACTGAAATTCTAACAAAACTATTTCCAAATGAAGAATAAATTATGTGAACACAAAGGTATTACCAATTTTCATCACGGTTGCTGCAGTTACATTTATAGCAAATATCCATGAATTATCATTTGCCAGTACAATTGCtatacaaagaaagaaaaacaagtctTTCTATTACGTATTAAGAATTTATCCTGCCAACCAAAGCAGACGATCCAGCCAATATAATCTTCACAAGAAGGTTTCATGAATAAAAGCTTCGGAAGTCATGCTTCACTAGAAACACAGAATGCTCAAAGAACTCTCAAACAAAGAAACTAccaaataaagggaaaaaagaagataaagaaataCAGATTCTCAAGGAGGGTGATGATCCAACATCCAAAAACGGATTCTAGATTCAAAGAAAAACCCCAATATTTTACTGAAATTCTAACAAAACTATTTCCAAGTGGAGAATAAATTATGTGAATACAAAAAATTACCAGGGCTCAGACCGAGATATAAACAATATGTTGAAGTCATTCTTTCTCTCCTAATAAAACACTGGATTGGAGAGTCTCTTGGACCAGGCTGATATAAACAAAAGGGATcagcacataaaaaaaaaatacaaaaataataacatattagTACCATGTCCTTCCAAacctaaataaataaagtatagATATAAATTACATAACAAGAGATTGTCAAGAGAGTAAAAATTACCTGCTTTAGTGATATGGGGAAAGTGATAAAACCACACTGTTCTGGTGTCTTGACCA
This region of Glycine soja cultivar W05 chromosome 17, ASM419377v2, whole genome shotgun sequence genomic DNA includes:
- the LOC114393552 gene encoding tubby-like F-box protein 5 isoform X3 encodes the protein MPFRSIVRELKEIGEGISNMYRRGGEAKHVHRHGKSHIAPECSLPPPPSSSSSSSSSSSWQSRWANLPPELLLDIIQRLEASETSWPARRALVACASVCKLWREITKDVVKTPEQCGFITFPISLKQPGPRDSPIQCFIRRERMTSTYCLYLGLSPALSGDMSKLLLAAKKIRRATCTEFIISLVSDDFSWASNTYVGKLRSNFLGTKFTILDGEPAHETSLPLNCKLQQRVHLKQVLPNKVAAAANYKVATVSYELNVLRTRGPRRMRCMMHLIPIFAIQEGGNAPTPLKFTTNYLNDHASTTTEHASTTTPDSKGKKPEVVEFDSTGTANTPESIQRAREPLVLKNKAPRWHEQLQCWCLNFKGRVTVASVKNFQLVAAAEPCQNVSAAEQEKVILQFGKIGKDIFTMDYRYPLSAFQAFAICLSSFDTKPACE
- the LOC114393552 gene encoding tubby-like F-box protein 5 isoform X2; its protein translation is MCLIPSITTPIIMPFRSIVRELKEIGEGISNMYRRGGEAKHVHRHGKSHIAPECSLPPPPSSSSSSSSSSSWQSRWANLPPELLLDIIQRLEASETSWPARRALVACASVCKLWREITKDVVKTPEQCGFITFPISLKQPGPRDSPIQCFIRRERMTSTYCLYLGLSPALSGDMSKLLLAAKKIRRATCTEFIISLVSDDFSWASNTYVGKLRSNFLGTKFTILDGEPAHETSLPLNCKLQQRVHLKQVLPNKVAAAANYKVATVSYELNVLRTRGPRRMRCMMHLIPIFAIQEGGNAPTPLKFTTNYLNDHASTTTEHASTTTPDSKGKKPEVVEFDSTGTANTPESIQRAREPLVLKNKAPRWHEQLQCWCLNFKGRVTVASVKNFQLVAAAEPCQNVSAAEQEKVILQFGKIGKDIFTMDYRYPLSAFQAFAICLSSFDTKPACE
- the LOC114393552 gene encoding tubby-like F-box protein 5 isoform X1, with amino-acid sequence MLCLMLGKTKTKSTTPIIMPFRSIVRELKEIGEGISNMYRRGGEAKHVHRHGKSHIAPECSLPPPPSSSSSSSSSSSWQSRWANLPPELLLDIIQRLEASETSWPARRALVACASVCKLWREITKDVVKTPEQCGFITFPISLKQPGPRDSPIQCFIRRERMTSTYCLYLGLSPALSGDMSKLLLAAKKIRRATCTEFIISLVSDDFSWASNTYVGKLRSNFLGTKFTILDGEPAHETSLPLNCKLQQRVHLKQVLPNKVAAAANYKVATVSYELNVLRTRGPRRMRCMMHLIPIFAIQEGGNAPTPLKFTTNYLNDHASTTTEHASTTTPDSKGKKPEVVEFDSTGTANTPESIQRAREPLVLKNKAPRWHEQLQCWCLNFKGRVTVASVKNFQLVAAAEPCQNVSAAEQEKVILQFGKIGKDIFTMDYRYPLSAFQAFAICLSSFDTKPACE
- the LOC114391766 gene encoding proteoglycan 4-like, which produces MAHRSKSFRFRIPWLSVPSESFARRTKERPRSPPHSDTSVPIHRSSKPSLVVPSELSPPSPTKTEEAPRAEPQKESLPHPTQPLTSSFSTESPVKVQPQPKPLSPQPPLQPSSHADSPSQVHIAPSSPKTHLASGSGVMKVPKLVAEETNPLASSSSEQEKEKMVLSEPKQQEAEPKVESPLRTITKSPETSFQPERMSTRPEDTKEQVPSVPSLSSVSKTEPITHPSSPLASKDIKTEETTPEEEKEKMAVLVPQEEKRKMKSPLKTIPKSPEISSQPENLSTQPTTIEQRSTPPKSKSLQPEEKEKVVHETTKARGKGKDTTTTAQSSEQSTMASASGTSSSTTTKAKDSFAKRFHGEKKHHGARETVERKIMFATTNPIGKDTKVVSSTDEGTRNVSSSSISPEKTASSSGEKAPPLQKGIKDDITNFVHKLTASVHPTQHVDEKQFSVITLAGDNRGATMHLGSESAKKEGSIHIHRAYKSDPEDTNEVTTDGEENTNEEVGMAYVNSNIQSINNSLMFHGSITERDPGVQVTLPQKPAEPIKPDDKPSPGLETQRTQFNINRAEKSTYQPTVGRSIRGPFLKPNDKPRRPGCNFSCDKDIEDIEIL